From the genome of Halanaerobiales bacterium, one region includes:
- a CDS encoding tripartite tricarboxylate transporter TctB family protein — protein sequence MKKLIKNSLFVQGLIFLIFSIFIINRAYNMRDFGESFLSPGIFPALFGGVLLILSLNLIIRGYKEVKKSGKNINYDNIDKVSLLNVIFIVMISLIYLWALSYLGFIISSIVYLFIFMFYIGERRIWILIAISILTPLISYLIFSIGLGISLP from the coding sequence ATGAAAAAATTAATAAAAAATTCTCTTTTTGTTCAGGGTTTAATATTTTTGATTTTTTCTATTTTTATTATTAATAGAGCTTATAATATGAGAGATTTTGGAGAATCTTTTCTTAGTCCTGGTATATTTCCGGCGTTATTTGGTGGAGTTCTATTAATATTATCATTAAACTTAATTATTAGAGGTTATAAAGAAGTGAAAAAATCAGGAAAAAACATAAATTATGATAATATTGACAAAGTAAGTCTTTTAAATGTGATTTTTATTGTAATGATTTCTCTTATATACTTATGGGCTTTAAGTTATTTAGGTTTTATAATATCTTCTATAGTATATTTATTTATTTTTATGTTTTATATAGGTGAAAGACGAATTTGGATTTTAATAGCAATTTCTATTTTGACTCCATTGATAAGTTATCTGATATTTAGTATAGGATTGGGGATAAGTCTGCCATAG
- a CDS encoding tripartite tricarboxylate transporter substrate binding protein, protein MYNIKKIFFNLILVGILLFVFSFNIYAVDYPNKAIDLIVPWSSGGITDTTARAFAPHFEKSLEQSITIVNRPGASGAVGTEAAYSKKADGYTVLLSAETPATFQVMGMSELSFEDFEPIMMLVAAERVLVVPEDSPYKNINQLIADIKDNPGDIKMSYSGPGASGHILGLLLEKANLKLRKIPAGGGHEAMIETISGRVDFTLANLSTVLDYIKKGDLRVLAVLDEKPSDKVDAPPLTKALPELKPYLPLDFPNCLLVKKGTPEERIEVLKKAAKKAASAKGWIEFTSNNHYKRMDQLTGKEVTNYWKDWKSLVNWMLYEAGATEYSPEKFDIPRYED, encoded by the coding sequence ATGTATAATATTAAAAAAATATTTTTCAATTTAATTTTAGTAGGAATTTTATTATTTGTTTTTTCATTTAATATTTATGCTGTAGATTATCCTAACAAAGCAATAGATTTGATTGTTCCCTGGAGTTCTGGAGGAATAACTGATACAACTGCTCGTGCTTTTGCTCCTCATTTTGAAAAAAGTCTGGAGCAATCAATTACAATTGTAAATAGACCTGGTGCTTCTGGAGCAGTTGGGACAGAAGCTGCTTACAGTAAAAAAGCAGATGGTTATACAGTATTATTATCTGCTGAGACCCCTGCCACTTTTCAGGTCATGGGAATGAGTGAGTTAAGTTTTGAAGATTTTGAACCAATTATGATGTTAGTTGCAGCAGAAAGAGTATTGGTAGTTCCTGAAGATTCCCCATATAAGAATATTAATCAATTGATAGCAGATATTAAAGATAATCCAGGAGATATCAAAATGTCTTATTCTGGCCCTGGGGCAAGTGGGCATATTCTAGGTCTTTTATTGGAAAAAGCTAATTTGAAGCTCAGGAAAATACCTGCTGGCGGAGGCCATGAAGCTATGATTGAAACGATAAGTGGAAGAGTAGATTTTACTCTTGCTAATTTATCCACTGTGCTGGATTATATTAAAAAAGGTGACCTGAGAGTACTTGCCGTATTAGATGAGAAACCTTCTGATAAAGTGGATGCCCCACCTTTAACTAAAGCTTTACCAGAATTAAAACCATATTTACCACTTGATTTTCCCAATTGTTTACTTGTCAAAAAAGGCACCCCGGAAGAACGAATCGAAGTTTTAAAAAAGGCAGCAAAAAAGGCTGCTTCAGCTAAGGGATGGATTGAATTTACAAGTAATAATCATTACAAAAGAATGGATCAGCTAACAGGTAAGGAAGTTACAAATTACTGGAAAGACTGGAAATCACTTGTGAACTGGATGCTATATGAAGCAGGAGCAACAGAATATAGTCCGGAGAAGTTTGATATACCTAGATATGAAGATTAG